From the genome of Triticum aestivum cultivar Chinese Spring chromosome 3B, IWGSC CS RefSeq v2.1, whole genome shotgun sequence, one region includes:
- the LOC123068466 gene encoding non-specific lipid-transfer protein 4.3-like, which yields MLLAVTEAAVSCGQVSSALSPCISYARGNGASPSAACCSGVRSLASSARSTADKQAACKCIKSAAAGLNAGKAAGIPTKCGVSVPYAISSSVDCSKIR from the coding sequence ATGCTCCTCGCAGTCACGGAGGCGGCTGTATCGTGCGGTCAGGTGAGCTCTGCCTTGAGCCCCTGCATCTCCTATGCACGCGGCAACGGCGCCAGCCCATCTGCGGCCTGCTGCAGCGGCGTTAGGAGTCTAGCCAGCTCAGCCCGGAGCACCGCTGACAAGCAAGCGGCGTGCAAGTGCATCAAGAGCGCTGCTGCTGGGCTCAACGCTGGCAAGGCCGCCGGCATCCCCACAAAGTGCGGCGTTAGCGTCCCTTACGCCATCAGCTCTTCGGTCGACTGCTCTAAGATTCGCTGA